A single window of Xylocopa sonorina isolate GNS202 chromosome 5, iyXylSono1_principal, whole genome shotgun sequence DNA harbors:
- the LOC143423994 gene encoding U6 snRNA-associated Sm-like protein LSm6, translating to MSRKEALSQFIQQIHGRPVVVKLNSGVDYRGVLACLDGYMNIALEQTEEYVNGQLKDKYGDAFIRGNNVLYISTQKRRT from the exons ATGAgccgtaaagaagcattatcacAATTTATTCAACAAATACATGGACGTCCTGTTGTTGTAAAGTTGAACAGCGGAGTGGACTATAGAG GAGTTCTAGCCTGCCTGGATGGTTATATGAATATAGCACTTGAACAAACAGAAGAATATGTAAATGGTCAATTAAAAGATAAATATGGTGACGCTTTTATTCGTGGTAATAATGTATTATATATCAGTACACAAAAACGTAGAACTTAA
- the Bgm gene encoding acyl-CoA synthetase bubblegum family member 1 isoform X1: protein MVILLFKDNMTAVEPIQANGTVKGYTINAKETMNKKVWYAPCSETGLDGPDQVLPADSSMTTKQNSRVRIEMNNDGLNSELPISVPGLLSRRAKEYPDRVALLARPNIMGQRKKYTYKDYESHVRTVAKAFLKLGLERHHGVCILGFNCPEWFFAYLGAIYAGGIAVGIYTTNSPAACQYCAENAMSDIIVVEDEKQLDKILQIKQSLPYLKTIIQYEGTPKKEGVLSWDDLLKIGAAESDDKLNEVLKTIAVNECCTIVYTSGTVGNPKGVMLSHDNVIHDARLIATIFNFKPDYRVISYLPLSHVAAQVVDIYLSLYGGISLYFADKNALKGTLINTMHEVRPTAFLGVPRVWEKIYEKMQTVARNNGTVKTWISSWAKSKALHYNLNKLNGISYESWGYTFAKWLIFGKVKSALGLDECHTCVTAAAPMGVEIKQYFLSLDIPILEAYGMSECSGAHALSKSYKLGSVGLPIPGFSTKLHNQDSTGEGEICMRGRHVFMGYLNDPEKTAEVFDDEGWLHSGDLGKFDSNGYLYVTGRIKELIITAGGENIPPVLIEQLVLTELPALSNAILIGDKRKYLTMLVTLKTEMDSNTGDPKDQFTIETLNWLKSIGSKSKSVSEVLQTHDPLVYEAIDKAIARANSKAISNAQRIQKFRILPHDFSIGTGELGATLKVKRNAVYAMYKDLIEDMYK, encoded by the exons ATGGTTATCCTACTTTTTAAAG ATAACATGACCGCGGTGGAGCCAATTCAAGCCAACGGAACAGTAAAAGGGTATACGATTAACGCGAAG GAGACAATGAATAAAAAGGTTTGGTATGCTCCATGTAGCGAAACCGGCCTCGATG GGCCTGATCAAGTTTTGCCTGCTGACAGTTCTATGACCACGAAACAGAATAGTCGTGTGAGAATAGAAATGAATAATGATGGATTAAATTCAGAATTGCCCATTTCGGTTCCTGGATTACTATCGAGAAGAGCTAAAGAATATCCCGACCGTGTTGCGCTATTAGCTAGACCTAATATTATGGGTCAGAGGAAGAAATATACATATAA AGACTATGAATCTCACGTGAGAACTGTGGCCAAGGCTTTCTTAAAATTGGGTTTAGAACGACATCATGGTGTTTGCATACTAGGATTCAATTGTCCAGAATGGTTCTTCGCATATCTCGGCGCTATATATGCAgg AGGAATTGCTGTTGGGATATATACTACCAATAGTCCAGCAGCATGCCAATATTGCGCTGAAAATGCGATGTCGGACATAATAGTCGTCGAAGACGAGAAACAATTGGACAAAATACTACAGATAAAGCAAAGTCTGCCGTATTTGAAAACAATTATTCAGTACGAAGGTACACCGAAGAAAGAAGGTGTTTTGAGT TGGGATGATTTGTTAAAAATTGGCGCGGCAGAATCTGATGATAAATTAAATGAGGTTTTGAAGACAATCGCAGTAAACGAATGTTGTACTATAGTTTATACG TCTGGCACCGTCGGAAATCCAAAAGGCGTGATGTTAAGTCATGATAATGTTATACACGATGCTCGGCTCATTGCCACTATTTTTAACTTTAAGCCTGATTATAGAGTAATTTCCTATTTACCACTATCTCATGTTGCAGCACAA GTAGTTGACATATATTTGAGTCTTTACGGAGGTATCTCGTTATATTTTGCGGACAAAAATGCACTTAAAGGTACTCTAATTAATACAATGCACGAGGTGCGGCCTACAGCATTTTTAGGCGTTCCGAGAGTATGGGAGAAAATTTACGAAAAAATGCAAACAGTTGCGCGTAATAATGGAACTGTGAAAACATGGATTTCTTCTTGGGCAAAATCAAAAGCACTTcattataatttaaataaacTGAATGGCATTAGTTACGAAAGTTGGGGCTACACATTTGCGAAATGGCTGATTTTTGGAAAAGTAAAATCAGCACTTGGTTTAGATGAATGTCATACGTGTGTTACAGCAGCTGCACCAATGGGTGTTGAAATCAAGCAATACTTTTTGAGTTTAGATATTCCTATTCTTGAGGCATATGGAATGTCTGAATGTTCTGGTGCACATGCTCTCAGTAAATCTTACAA GCTAGGTAGTGTTGGTCTGCCTATACCTGGATTTAGTACAAAATTACATAATCAAGACAGCACTGGCGAGGGAGAAATTTGTATGCGTGGAAGACATGTATTTATGGGATATTTAAATGATCCAGAAAAAACAGCTGAGGTCTTTGATGATGAAGGATGGTTACATAGTGGTGATTTAGGTAAATTTGATTCAAATGGATATTTATATGTTACAG GGAGGATAAAAGAATTAATTATCACTGCTGGTGGAGAAAACATACCACCAGTTCTCATAGAACAATTAGTATTAACAGAATTGCCTGCATTAAGCAATGCTATACTAATTGGTGATAAACGAAAGTATCTTACTATGTTAGTTACTCTAAAG ACTGAAATGGATTCTAATACTGGTGATCCAAAAGATCAGTTCACTATAGAAACTTTAAATTGGTTAAAGTCTATTGGAAGTAAATCTAAATCAGTTTCAGAAGTTCTACAAACACATGATCCACTT GTATATGAAGCTATCGATAAAGCAATTGCTAGAGCAAATAGTAAAGCTATAAGTAATGCACAAAGAATACAGAAATTCCGAATTTTGCCGCATGACTTCTCAATTGGTACTGGAGAATTGGGAGCAACACTTAAAGTTAAAAGAAATGCTGTTTATGCGATGTACAAAGATTTGATAGAAGATATGTACAAATAA
- the Bgm gene encoding acyl-CoA synthetase bubblegum family member 1 isoform X2, with product MTAVEPIQANGTVKGYTINAKETMNKKVWYAPCSETGLDGPDQVLPADSSMTTKQNSRVRIEMNNDGLNSELPISVPGLLSRRAKEYPDRVALLARPNIMGQRKKYTYKDYESHVRTVAKAFLKLGLERHHGVCILGFNCPEWFFAYLGAIYAGGIAVGIYTTNSPAACQYCAENAMSDIIVVEDEKQLDKILQIKQSLPYLKTIIQYEGTPKKEGVLSWDDLLKIGAAESDDKLNEVLKTIAVNECCTIVYTSGTVGNPKGVMLSHDNVIHDARLIATIFNFKPDYRVISYLPLSHVAAQVVDIYLSLYGGISLYFADKNALKGTLINTMHEVRPTAFLGVPRVWEKIYEKMQTVARNNGTVKTWISSWAKSKALHYNLNKLNGISYESWGYTFAKWLIFGKVKSALGLDECHTCVTAAAPMGVEIKQYFLSLDIPILEAYGMSECSGAHALSKSYKLGSVGLPIPGFSTKLHNQDSTGEGEICMRGRHVFMGYLNDPEKTAEVFDDEGWLHSGDLGKFDSNGYLYVTGRIKELIITAGGENIPPVLIEQLVLTELPALSNAILIGDKRKYLTMLVTLKTEMDSNTGDPKDQFTIETLNWLKSIGSKSKSVSEVLQTHDPLVYEAIDKAIARANSKAISNAQRIQKFRILPHDFSIGTGELGATLKVKRNAVYAMYKDLIEDMYK from the exons ATGACCGCGGTGGAGCCAATTCAAGCCAACGGAACAGTAAAAGGGTATACGATTAACGCGAAG GAGACAATGAATAAAAAGGTTTGGTATGCTCCATGTAGCGAAACCGGCCTCGATG GGCCTGATCAAGTTTTGCCTGCTGACAGTTCTATGACCACGAAACAGAATAGTCGTGTGAGAATAGAAATGAATAATGATGGATTAAATTCAGAATTGCCCATTTCGGTTCCTGGATTACTATCGAGAAGAGCTAAAGAATATCCCGACCGTGTTGCGCTATTAGCTAGACCTAATATTATGGGTCAGAGGAAGAAATATACATATAA AGACTATGAATCTCACGTGAGAACTGTGGCCAAGGCTTTCTTAAAATTGGGTTTAGAACGACATCATGGTGTTTGCATACTAGGATTCAATTGTCCAGAATGGTTCTTCGCATATCTCGGCGCTATATATGCAgg AGGAATTGCTGTTGGGATATATACTACCAATAGTCCAGCAGCATGCCAATATTGCGCTGAAAATGCGATGTCGGACATAATAGTCGTCGAAGACGAGAAACAATTGGACAAAATACTACAGATAAAGCAAAGTCTGCCGTATTTGAAAACAATTATTCAGTACGAAGGTACACCGAAGAAAGAAGGTGTTTTGAGT TGGGATGATTTGTTAAAAATTGGCGCGGCAGAATCTGATGATAAATTAAATGAGGTTTTGAAGACAATCGCAGTAAACGAATGTTGTACTATAGTTTATACG TCTGGCACCGTCGGAAATCCAAAAGGCGTGATGTTAAGTCATGATAATGTTATACACGATGCTCGGCTCATTGCCACTATTTTTAACTTTAAGCCTGATTATAGAGTAATTTCCTATTTACCACTATCTCATGTTGCAGCACAA GTAGTTGACATATATTTGAGTCTTTACGGAGGTATCTCGTTATATTTTGCGGACAAAAATGCACTTAAAGGTACTCTAATTAATACAATGCACGAGGTGCGGCCTACAGCATTTTTAGGCGTTCCGAGAGTATGGGAGAAAATTTACGAAAAAATGCAAACAGTTGCGCGTAATAATGGAACTGTGAAAACATGGATTTCTTCTTGGGCAAAATCAAAAGCACTTcattataatttaaataaacTGAATGGCATTAGTTACGAAAGTTGGGGCTACACATTTGCGAAATGGCTGATTTTTGGAAAAGTAAAATCAGCACTTGGTTTAGATGAATGTCATACGTGTGTTACAGCAGCTGCACCAATGGGTGTTGAAATCAAGCAATACTTTTTGAGTTTAGATATTCCTATTCTTGAGGCATATGGAATGTCTGAATGTTCTGGTGCACATGCTCTCAGTAAATCTTACAA GCTAGGTAGTGTTGGTCTGCCTATACCTGGATTTAGTACAAAATTACATAATCAAGACAGCACTGGCGAGGGAGAAATTTGTATGCGTGGAAGACATGTATTTATGGGATATTTAAATGATCCAGAAAAAACAGCTGAGGTCTTTGATGATGAAGGATGGTTACATAGTGGTGATTTAGGTAAATTTGATTCAAATGGATATTTATATGTTACAG GGAGGATAAAAGAATTAATTATCACTGCTGGTGGAGAAAACATACCACCAGTTCTCATAGAACAATTAGTATTAACAGAATTGCCTGCATTAAGCAATGCTATACTAATTGGTGATAAACGAAAGTATCTTACTATGTTAGTTACTCTAAAG ACTGAAATGGATTCTAATACTGGTGATCCAAAAGATCAGTTCACTATAGAAACTTTAAATTGGTTAAAGTCTATTGGAAGTAAATCTAAATCAGTTTCAGAAGTTCTACAAACACATGATCCACTT GTATATGAAGCTATCGATAAAGCAATTGCTAGAGCAAATAGTAAAGCTATAAGTAATGCACAAAGAATACAGAAATTCCGAATTTTGCCGCATGACTTCTCAATTGGTACTGGAGAATTGGGAGCAACACTTAAAGTTAAAAGAAATGCTGTTTATGCGATGTACAAAGATTTGATAGAAGATATGTACAAATAA
- the LOC143423670 gene encoding uncharacterized protein LOC143423670 yields the protein MENSEVESFSQNDSVSSTTSSARYRDDVTISKEEQLLLQFLQRGISETSEENIAFRKEIIPLFSKLNLEPQSLPNDIKEGLQKVALIMRYEKLRDLDDVTLNIVNEKKKIEEKRRQNEEKQLALSYDDLFRKYSNFLTKLNPLQKALNSLECFIDETRKEQEDVYCNSVSLSTKLKEYRQTVEKLEVDLKAMEIEDLHPQKILNRYNRYLDMLGELAELNHSLSQYGDLPPNLLQAKALVEVKQKEYETLQKTFLEKTNCLE from the exons ATGGAGAATAGCGAG gTGGAGTCATTCTCGCAAAACGACTCTGTTTCAAGTACTACTTCCAGCGCAAGGTATCGCGACGATGtaactatttccaaagaagaacAATTATTGTTGCAATTCTTGCAACGAGGAATATCGGAAACATCCGAAGAAAATATAGCCTTCAGAAAAGAAATAATTCCGTTGTTCAGTAAATTAAATTTGGAACCGCAATCCTTGCCAAATGACATcaaggaagggttgcaaaaAGTAGCTTTAATCATGAGATACGAAAAATTACGTGATCTTGATGATGTTACGCTAAATATAGTGaatgaaaagaagaaaatagAGGAGAAGAGAAGACAAAACGAAGAAAAACAATTGGCGTTATCGTACGATGACCTCTTTAGAAAATATTCTAATTTTTTAACAAAACTCAATCCTTTGCAGAAAGCATTAAATTCTCTTGAATGCTTTATCGATGAAACTCGGAAAGAGCAGGAAGATGTTTACTGTAATAGTGTTTCATTGTCTACAAAGCTAAAAGAATATCGGCAAACTGTAGAAAAGTTGGAGGTCGATTTAAAAGCTATGGAAATTGAAGATCTGCATCCTCAGAAGATACTAAACAGATATAATAGATATTTGGACATGTTAGGTGAATTAGCAGAACTTAATCATAGCCTTAGTCAATATGGTGATTTGCCACCAAATTTGTTACAAGCTAAAGCTTTAGTTGAAGTTAAACAGAAGGAATATGAAACCTTACAAAAAACATTTTTGGAGAAAACAAATTGTCTTGAATAA
- the LOC143423993 gene encoding TIMELESS-interacting protein → MSTLCNSDYEDDDDIVAEYEKQESDGNQGNVDKNEGFDSENEESKEEENTARRVDPSSSKRHVVRNPLPKLNTERLKGPKGIHTIEKYFEGFKFHGQGYEKYDLDKIMKRLEHWGHRLFPKLDFDDFLEKLEKLGTKKDLQVFIKKYRQDMINEDNDIINQDNMDAEEDKEQYEPIDEFDLLIAEQIEKQKQVMQHTSPNVSATNNHAFDNLLSQSNVKTSQCSATTTTSQLTDEVKKRIERNRQQAIQRRLARLKEQDEEIKRKKSEDVEYTNAENN, encoded by the coding sequence ATGTCGACGTTGTGCAATTCCGATTACGAAGATGATGATGATATAGTAGCCGAATATGAAAAACAAGAATCAGATGGAAATCAGGGTAATGTTGATAAAAATGAAGGTTTCGATTCAGAGAATGAAGaaagtaaagaagaagaaaatacTGCAAGAAGAGTTGATCCATCATCATCTAAGAGACACGTAGTAAGAAATCCTTTACCAAAATTAAACACAGAACGTTTGAAGGGTCCTAAAGGAATCCATACGATTGAAAAATATTTCGAAGGATTTAAATTTCATGGACAAGGGTATGAGAAGTACGATTTAGATAAAATTATGAAAAGATTAGAGCATTGGGGTCATAGATTATTTCCTAAATTAGACTTTGACGATTTTCttgaaaaattagaaaaattaggTACTAAAAAGGATCTTCAAGTGTTTATTAAAAAATACAGACAGGACATGATTAACGAGGATAATGACATTATTAACCAAGATAATATGGATGCAGAAGAAGATAAAGAACAGTATGAACCTATCGATGAATTTGACTTACTAATTGCAGAGCAAATAGAAAAACAGAAGCAAGTAATGCAACATACATCACCTAATGTATCTGCGACCAATAATCATGCATTCGATAACTTATTGTCACAGTCCAATGTTAAAACTAGTCAGTGTTCAGCGACTACAACCACTTCACAACTAACCGACGAAGTAAAAAAACGTATAGAAAGAAATAGACAACAAGCTATTCAACGAAGACTCGCAAGACTGAAAGAACAAGATGaagaaattaaaagaaaaaaatctgAAGACGTTGAATATACAAATGCTGAAAATAATTAA
- the Endos gene encoding endosulfine alpha yields the protein MSDNQANELSETVELSSNDIEKMEEAKLRAKFPNTGRPISGHSAFLQKRLAKGQKYFDSGDYQMAKQKYTAKPKPAGVLPTGDAIPTPETVPQRKTSIIQQRFNTSTS from the exons ATGAGCGACAACCAAGCAAATGAATTGTCTGAAACAGTCGAG TTATCTTCAAATGATATTGAGAAAATGGAAGAAGCAAAATTAAGggcaaaatttccaaacacTGGACGTCCGATCAGTGGGCATTCAGCATTTCTGCAAAAGAGGCTAGCTAAAGGG CAAAAATATTTTGATTCTGGAGATTATCAAATGGCGAAACAAAAATATACAGCTAAACCAAAGCCAGCTGGTGTTTTGCCAACAGGCGATGCTATACCTACACCCGAGACTGTACCACAGCGGAAAACATCTATCATTCAACAAAGATTTAACACAAGTACTTCATAA